A part of Actinoallomurus bryophytorum genomic DNA contains:
- a CDS encoding multidrug effflux MFS transporter codes for MTATAERTAYATAGRAERVRLFLVLGALSAIGPLSIDMYLPALPRLTHDLSAGASLVQLTLTACLVGLAAGQVVAGPLSDMWGRRRPMLAGIVIYTIASLLCVVAPTVQLLIALRLIQGVAGAACIVISRAMVRDMHDGPAVARFFSLLMLVNGVAPIAAPVIGGQVLRFTSWRGVFVVLTVMGALMAVSALGLRETLARPERHTGGLRAALRTYRELCADRVFVAYALAGGLAFAAMFAYISGSPFVTQNIYGLSPQTFSLIFAVNSLGIVALGQVSGLLAGRVRMMTLLTAGLLVSLAGGVLLVVAVFAGLGLPFVLVALFLVVSAIGLVMPNSAALALSGRPPNIAGSASALFGLTQYVIGAAAAPLVGVAGSHSAVPMTLVIVCAAAAAVLVLATLTRGHRTA; via the coding sequence GTGACGGCCACGGCCGAGCGGACGGCGTACGCCACGGCGGGCCGGGCGGAGCGAGTTCGCCTCTTCCTCGTCCTGGGCGCGCTGAGCGCGATCGGCCCGCTGTCCATCGACATGTACCTCCCGGCCCTGCCGAGGCTCACCCACGACCTGTCGGCCGGTGCCTCACTCGTCCAGCTGACCCTGACCGCCTGCCTCGTCGGCCTCGCCGCCGGGCAGGTGGTGGCCGGGCCGCTCAGCGACATGTGGGGACGCCGGCGCCCGATGCTGGCCGGCATCGTGATCTACACGATCGCCTCCCTGCTGTGCGTGGTGGCGCCCACCGTGCAACTCCTGATCGCGCTGCGGCTGATCCAGGGGGTGGCGGGCGCGGCCTGCATCGTGATCTCCCGCGCGATGGTGCGCGACATGCACGACGGTCCGGCCGTGGCGCGGTTCTTCTCGCTGCTGATGCTCGTCAACGGCGTCGCGCCGATCGCCGCGCCGGTGATCGGCGGACAGGTCCTGCGCTTCACGTCCTGGCGCGGGGTGTTCGTCGTCCTGACCGTCATGGGCGCGCTCATGGCGGTCTCGGCGCTCGGGCTGCGCGAGACGCTGGCGCGGCCGGAGCGGCACACGGGCGGCCTGCGGGCCGCCCTGCGGACCTATCGCGAACTCTGCGCCGACCGGGTGTTCGTGGCGTACGCCCTGGCGGGCGGCCTGGCGTTCGCGGCGATGTTCGCCTACATCTCAGGATCGCCTTTCGTCACCCAGAACATCTACGGCCTGTCCCCCCAGACGTTCAGCCTGATCTTCGCGGTGAACTCCCTGGGCATCGTCGCGCTCGGCCAGGTGAGCGGGCTGCTGGCCGGACGCGTACGGATGATGACGCTGCTCACCGCCGGCCTCCTGGTCTCCCTGGCCGGAGGCGTGCTGCTCGTGGTGGCGGTGTTCGCCGGCCTGGGCCTGCCCTTCGTGCTGGTCGCCCTGTTCCTCGTCGTGTCCGCGATCGGCCTGGTCATGCCCAACTCCGCGGCCCTCGCGCTGTCCGGCCGCCCGCCCAACATCGCGGGCAGCGCCTCGGCGCTGTTCGGCCTGACCCAGTACGTCATCGGCGCCGCCGCCGCGCCGCTCGTCGGTGTGGCCGGTTCGCACTCGGCCGTCCCGATGACGCTGGTCATCGTCTGTGCCGCGGCCGCCGCCGTGCTCGTCCTCGCGACCCTCACCCGAGGCCACCGGACCGCCTGA
- a CDS encoding MFS transporter, whose translation MSQQTVSTRDTPFAGRPPRHARHPGISLAVIVACQLMVVLDATVVFVALPKIQHTLHFSATGLSWVTNVYSLAFGGLLLLGGRAGDVLGRRRVFLAGIAIFTLASLLGGLATSAAWLLAARGVQGVGAALAAPGALALITTNFAEGAERNRALSIFSATSSAGASVGLILGGVLTDWLSWRWVLFINVPVGVAVLLIAPLFIEETERHRGRLDIAGAITSVTGMVALVYAFIRASDAGWSDSTTLLAFAAGVIMLAAFVTVEARARQPVVPLRLFADRARSGAYLIMLLLAAAMFGMFFFLVQFLQNSLGFGPLEAGVAFLPMTGLLFGVARLAPRLVPRFGPRRLMLTGLPFIIVGMLWLTRLSATSGYAAGVLGPMILFGLGAGLVFLPVTLTILSGVRREDSGAASGMLQTMQQVGGALGMAVLVSIFGTASRHGGQVHGAAVAFDVATVFIAVALVLAIAFVRPAVRR comes from the coding sequence ATGTCCCAGCAGACCGTCTCCACACGAGACACACCGTTCGCCGGGAGACCGCCGCGGCACGCGCGACATCCCGGGATCTCGCTGGCCGTGATCGTCGCGTGCCAGCTCATGGTCGTGCTCGACGCGACCGTCGTGTTCGTCGCCCTGCCCAAGATCCAGCACACCCTGCACTTCTCCGCGACCGGCCTGTCGTGGGTGACCAACGTCTACTCCCTCGCGTTCGGCGGCCTGCTCCTGCTGGGCGGCCGCGCCGGTGACGTGCTCGGACGACGCCGCGTCTTCCTCGCGGGCATCGCGATCTTCACGCTCGCCTCGCTGCTCGGCGGGCTCGCCACCTCCGCGGCGTGGCTGCTCGCGGCGCGAGGGGTGCAGGGCGTCGGGGCGGCCCTGGCGGCGCCCGGCGCGCTGGCCCTGATCACCACGAACTTCGCCGAAGGCGCCGAGCGGAACCGGGCGCTGAGCATCTTCTCCGCCACGTCATCGGCGGGGGCGTCCGTCGGCCTGATCCTCGGCGGCGTGCTCACCGACTGGCTCTCCTGGCGCTGGGTGCTGTTCATCAACGTGCCGGTCGGCGTCGCGGTGCTGCTGATCGCACCGCTGTTCATCGAGGAGACCGAACGGCACCGGGGCCGTCTCGACATCGCCGGGGCGATCACGTCCGTCACCGGCATGGTCGCCCTGGTGTACGCCTTCATCCGCGCCTCCGACGCGGGCTGGAGCGACTCGACCACCCTGCTGGCGTTCGCCGCCGGGGTCATCATGCTCGCGGCGTTCGTCACCGTGGAGGCACGCGCGCGGCAGCCGGTGGTGCCGCTCCGGCTGTTCGCCGACCGGGCACGGTCCGGGGCATATCTGATCATGCTGCTGCTCGCGGCGGCGATGTTCGGGATGTTCTTCTTCCTGGTGCAGTTCCTGCAGAACTCCCTCGGCTTCGGCCCGCTGGAGGCCGGGGTGGCGTTCCTGCCGATGACGGGCCTGCTGTTCGGCGTCGCGCGGCTGGCGCCCCGGCTGGTGCCCAGGTTCGGGCCGCGGCGGCTGATGCTGACCGGCCTGCCGTTCATCATCGTGGGGATGCTGTGGCTGACGCGCCTGTCGGCCACCAGCGGGTACGCCGCGGGTGTGCTCGGCCCGATGATCCTGTTCGGGCTGGGAGCGGGCCTGGTCTTCCTGCCGGTCACCCTCACCATCCTGTCCGGGGTGCGGCGCGAGGACTCCGGGGCGGCCTCGGGCATGCTGCAGACGATGCAGCAGGTCGGCGGCGCGCTGGGCATGGCCGTCCTGGTCTCGATCTTCGGTACCGCGAGCAGGCACGGGGGCCAGGTGCACGGTGCCGCCGTCGCGTTCGACGTGGCGACGGTCTTCATCGCGGTGGCGCTGGTCCTGGCCATCGCCTTCGTGAGACCCGCGGTCCGGCGGTGA
- a CDS encoding ABC transporter permease produces the protein MFARITFMEFKLNMREFVVPLFVLVLPVALLLGFGFQPGSRKADADLGGQTGAEYIAAIGAGIALAILGLSVLPATLATYREKGVLRRLATTPVRPVYLLAAQLVLYAVGALFTVAVLIVAGDVLFGTPVPKSLFAFLGALVLGMAALFAIGLLVAAVAPTAKAGQAIGMILFFPSLFLGGVYIPRETMPAVLRNIGDYSPLGATLKTMRDAWMGTSPHIAQLAIMAAYAVVAGLAATKLFRWE, from the coding sequence ATGTTCGCCCGGATCACCTTCATGGAGTTCAAGCTCAACATGCGTGAGTTCGTCGTGCCGCTGTTCGTGCTGGTCCTGCCGGTCGCGCTGCTGCTCGGCTTCGGCTTCCAGCCCGGTAGCCGCAAGGCCGACGCCGACCTCGGCGGCCAGACCGGCGCCGAGTACATCGCCGCGATCGGCGCGGGCATCGCGCTGGCCATCCTCGGGCTCAGCGTGCTGCCCGCGACGCTGGCGACGTACCGGGAGAAGGGCGTACTGCGGCGCCTGGCCACCACACCGGTGCGACCCGTCTACCTGCTGGCCGCCCAGCTCGTCCTGTACGCCGTCGGGGCACTGTTCACGGTCGCCGTGCTGATCGTCGCCGGTGACGTGCTGTTCGGCACGCCCGTCCCGAAGTCCCTGTTCGCCTTCCTCGGTGCGCTGGTGCTCGGCATGGCGGCGCTGTTCGCGATCGGGCTGCTCGTCGCGGCCGTGGCGCCCACCGCCAAGGCCGGTCAGGCGATCGGCATGATCCTGTTCTTCCCGAGCCTGTTCCTCGGCGGCGTCTACATCCCCCGCGAGACGATGCCGGCGGTCCTGCGGAACATCGGCGACTACTCGCCGCTCGGTGCGACCCTGAAGACGATGCGGGACGCGTGGATGGGCACGTCGCCCCATATCGCGCAGTTGGCCATAATGGCCGCGTACGCCGTCGTCGCCGGGCTGGCCGCGACCAAGCTCTTCAGGTGGGAGTGA
- a CDS encoding TetR/AcrR family transcriptional regulator — protein sequence MTTAERRPMRADARRNYKRLLTEAKRAFLEQGAEASLEDIARHAEVGIGTLYRHFPTRLALQEAVYHGEVDELCSKAYDLLEAESGGDALSAWMHAFIGYAASKRGLMQTLKEVIDRRSDLFTKCHDEIQEAAGAVLAAAQEAGTVRAGVTASDLLRLTHGLSVATERVPEDTDRLLSYLLDGLRPHH from the coding sequence ATGACGACCGCCGAGCGGCGCCCCATGCGCGCCGACGCGCGCCGCAACTACAAGCGGCTGCTCACCGAGGCCAAGCGCGCGTTCCTCGAACAAGGCGCCGAGGCCTCGCTGGAGGACATCGCGCGCCACGCCGAGGTCGGCATCGGCACGCTGTACCGCCACTTCCCCACCCGTCTGGCGCTGCAGGAGGCCGTCTACCACGGCGAGGTCGACGAGCTGTGCTCGAAGGCCTACGACCTCCTGGAGGCCGAGTCCGGTGGCGACGCGCTGTCCGCCTGGATGCACGCGTTCATCGGCTACGCCGCGAGCAAGCGCGGGCTGATGCAGACGCTGAAAGAGGTCATCGACCGGCGGTCCGACCTGTTCACCAAGTGCCACGACGAGATCCAGGAGGCGGCTGGTGCGGTCCTCGCCGCGGCACAGGAGGCCGGGACCGTACGCGCAGGGGTGACCGCCTCGGACCTGTTGCGCCTCACTCATGGGCTTTCCGTGGCGACCGAGCGCGTCCCCGAGGACACCGACCGGCTGCTGTCCTACCTGCTGGACGGCCTGCGCCCCCACCACTGA
- a CDS encoding YrhB domain-containing protein, whose amino-acid sequence MITRDDAIRIAREFLREVYPHESRPVAIAESATVEKPYGWLFVYDTAEALRTGEPGLVGNGPLLVRRQDGRIIEFSSFYTSASALEAYEEDPAGFRPTDG is encoded by the coding sequence GTGATCACCAGGGATGACGCCATTCGCATCGCGCGGGAATTCCTCCGTGAGGTCTACCCGCACGAGAGCCGTCCCGTCGCCATCGCCGAGTCGGCGACGGTGGAGAAGCCCTATGGCTGGCTTTTCGTCTACGACACGGCCGAGGCGTTGCGGACGGGTGAGCCCGGGCTCGTGGGGAACGGACCTCTGCTCGTCCGGCGTCAGGACGGCAGAATCATCGAGTTCTCCTCCTTCTACACGAGCGCGTCCGCACTCGAGGCGTACGAGGAGGATCCAGCTGGATTCCGGCCCACGGACGGCTGA
- a CDS encoding phytoene desaturase family protein, which yields MYDVLVIGGGHNGLVAAAYLAKAGLRVCVCEAREVVGGAAVSEHPFGPDYTVTSLSYVVSLLPPALVRDLRLDRHGYHVYPQGPYFAPRADGGHLRLPDDPARRREEIERFSSKDAAAYERWDAWMNELGGILGPLLERIPPKLGSRKPADLAGQAGLLRSLRGVNVRSAVDVTRILTDSIADLVEDRFDSDAMRGMLSVSGVIGTWAGPRSAGTAYVMLHHHVGETTWGFPRGGMGGVTKALASAAREFGAEIRTSAPVARIGVKDGRATGVTLESGEELTARTVVTTAHPAISFLRLLDRRDLPEDFVGDIERWKTRSGTVKINLAVDRLPEFSGVSGIDPEVHGGTIVLAESLDDVEGAFQDAVAGRAAALPFADVCIPSVFDDSLAPEGHHVVSMFTQWVPHTWHDSQPEAELEAYADRVVARMEAVAPGFTSSVLHRQVIGPYDMEHEYNLVGGNIFHGELTPGQMFHARPAAGYADLRTPVKGLYQAGSSTHGGGGVTGVPGRNVVRQVLRDRRRRR from the coding sequence GTGTACGACGTCCTGGTGATCGGCGGCGGGCACAACGGCCTCGTGGCCGCCGCCTACCTGGCAAAGGCCGGCCTGCGGGTGTGCGTCTGCGAGGCGCGCGAGGTGGTCGGCGGCGCGGCGGTGAGCGAGCACCCGTTCGGCCCCGACTACACGGTCACGTCCCTGTCGTACGTGGTCAGCCTCCTGCCGCCCGCGCTGGTCCGGGATCTGCGGCTGGACCGGCACGGCTACCACGTCTACCCGCAGGGGCCCTACTTCGCGCCGCGCGCCGACGGCGGCCACCTGCGGCTGCCGGACGACCCGGCGCGGCGCCGGGAGGAGATCGAGCGGTTCTCCTCCAAGGACGCCGCGGCGTACGAGCGCTGGGACGCCTGGATGAACGAGCTGGGCGGGATCCTCGGCCCGCTGCTGGAGAGGATCCCGCCCAAGCTCGGCTCGCGGAAACCGGCGGATCTCGCCGGGCAGGCCGGCCTGCTGCGCAGCCTGCGCGGCGTGAACGTACGATCGGCGGTCGACGTCACCCGCATCCTCACCGACAGCATCGCCGACCTGGTCGAGGACCGCTTCGACTCCGACGCGATGCGCGGCATGCTGTCGGTGTCCGGGGTGATCGGCACGTGGGCGGGCCCGCGCTCGGCCGGCACCGCGTACGTCATGCTCCACCACCATGTCGGCGAGACCACGTGGGGGTTCCCGCGCGGCGGCATGGGCGGGGTGACCAAGGCCCTGGCCTCGGCGGCGCGGGAGTTCGGCGCGGAGATCCGCACGTCCGCGCCGGTGGCGCGCATCGGCGTGAAGGACGGCCGCGCCACCGGCGTCACGCTGGAGTCCGGGGAGGAGCTGACCGCGCGCACCGTCGTGACGACCGCGCACCCGGCCATCTCGTTCCTGCGGCTGCTGGACCGCCGCGACCTGCCCGAGGACTTCGTCGGCGACATCGAGCGCTGGAAGACGCGCAGCGGCACCGTCAAGATCAACCTGGCCGTGGACCGGCTGCCGGAGTTCAGCGGCGTCTCCGGCATCGACCCCGAGGTGCACGGCGGCACGATCGTGCTGGCCGAGTCTCTCGACGACGTCGAGGGCGCCTTCCAGGACGCGGTGGCCGGCCGGGCCGCGGCACTGCCCTTCGCCGACGTCTGCATCCCCAGTGTGTTCGACGACTCCCTGGCGCCGGAGGGCCACCACGTCGTCTCGATGTTCACCCAGTGGGTGCCGCATACCTGGCACGACTCCCAGCCTGAGGCGGAGCTGGAGGCGTACGCGGACCGGGTGGTGGCCCGTATGGAGGCGGTCGCGCCGGGCTTCACCTCCTCGGTGCTGCACCGCCAGGTGATCGGCCCGTACGACATGGAGCATGAGTACAACCTGGTCGGCGGCAACATCTTCCACGGCGAGCTGACGCCGGGCCAGATGTTCCACGCGCGGCCCGCGGCCGGGTACGCCGACCTGCGTACGCCGGTCAAGGGGCTCTACCAGGCGGGCTCGTCGACCCATGGCGGCGGAGGCGTCACCGGCGTGCCCGGCCGCAACGTCGTACGCCAGGTGCTCCGGGACCGCCGGAGGCGCCGGTGA
- a CDS encoding toxin glutamine deamidase domain-containing protein, translating into MNGVPRAGGLFADAIKTFFRSSHPMRVGAEDAAAHGGADAAGPDLLLRLRPSGISRFSDSIHPPSPEHALLIRASHGEVAAILDAARGRRLTQGDIDRLLHQVNPTGSGRNCLECSLALDDMLARRAVVAGPCRETINTKSVSQMLDERSLYALPGLRADELRVVESQLTSFGGGARGIILRLGRTSEGVPSHTYNVANINGKILYLDGQVGKSFARHPARGQLSTYNFYRAA; encoded by the coding sequence GTGAACGGTGTTCCTCGAGCGGGGGGCTTGTTCGCCGACGCCATCAAGACGTTCTTCCGGTCCAGCCACCCGATGAGGGTGGGCGCCGAAGACGCCGCCGCCCACGGCGGCGCGGACGCGGCCGGGCCCGACTTACTCCTCCGGCTCCGGCCGTCGGGCATTTCCAGGTTCTCCGACAGCATTCATCCGCCGAGCCCCGAACACGCCCTCCTCATCCGCGCATCCCATGGAGAGGTGGCAGCCATTCTCGACGCCGCGCGTGGCCGGCGGCTGACCCAGGGGGACATCGATCGGCTTCTTCACCAGGTGAACCCGACCGGATCGGGTCGCAACTGCCTCGAGTGCTCGCTGGCACTCGACGACATGCTCGCCAGGAGGGCGGTCGTCGCGGGACCGTGCCGCGAGACCATCAACACGAAATCGGTCTCCCAGATGCTCGACGAGCGTTCGCTGTACGCCCTTCCGGGTCTTCGCGCGGACGAGCTGCGAGTCGTCGAGTCACAGTTGACGTCCTTCGGCGGCGGAGCCCGGGGCATCATCCTGAGACTGGGGCGGACGAGCGAAGGTGTTCCCAGCCACACGTACAACGTCGCGAACATCAACGGCAAGATCCTGTACCTCGACGGCCAGGTGGGCAAGTCGTTCGCCCGCCATCCCGCTCGGGGACAGCTTTCGACCTACAACTTCTACCGAGCAGCCTGA
- a CDS encoding APC family permease, producing MAAIPDSFTGDWELQKTHLRKSFFRLDIAAFLVCALVGLDTLGTVANKGPQGLVWLLFLAVFFFLPYGLLAAELGSAFPFEGGPYVWTKLAFGRFAAGVNQVLYWLSNPVWLGGTLTIVAVTTWEKFFFDLPGIWRYVGGAIFVWTGALAVLLAFRVGKWLPTIGAISRILLIGTFVVSVVIYGVEHGVHLVGHEFKPSYIGFVGLVPILVYNYVGFELPSTAAEEMGDPQKDVPSSILRAGVLSVILYGAPILGTLLVLPGNAIGSLGGFVDACKAVFTVYGGHVAADGSVTLTGAGSVMGKIAALGLILGVLTSGITWSMGGDRAQAVACADGAGPAFLGKFSTRFGTPIRVNILSSILSTIVMVAAFLITKGDAQKYFSAVLGLAISTTFISYLLAFPSLYVLRRKMPDVERPYRSPVPWLVSALPTVFVLFTLVQLVWPGLGVGWFGTSGDPAGSLPEGFAGDRLGYMLSQLVPLALCLGLGALFYVLGAPARKAGRNGPLPPPASRETISTD from the coding sequence ATGGCCGCGATCCCCGACAGCTTCACCGGCGACTGGGAACTCCAGAAGACCCACCTGCGAAAGTCGTTCTTCCGGCTGGACATCGCGGCCTTCCTGGTCTGCGCGCTGGTCGGCCTGGACACGCTGGGCACCGTCGCCAACAAAGGCCCGCAGGGCCTGGTCTGGCTCCTGTTCCTGGCGGTGTTCTTCTTCCTGCCGTACGGGCTGCTCGCCGCCGAGCTCGGGTCGGCGTTCCCCTTCGAGGGCGGGCCGTACGTCTGGACGAAGCTGGCCTTCGGGCGGTTCGCCGCCGGGGTCAACCAGGTGCTCTACTGGCTCTCCAACCCGGTGTGGCTCGGCGGCACTCTCACCATCGTGGCCGTCACCACCTGGGAGAAGTTCTTCTTCGACCTGCCGGGCATCTGGCGCTACGTCGGCGGCGCGATCTTCGTCTGGACCGGTGCGCTGGCCGTGCTGCTGGCGTTCCGCGTCGGCAAGTGGCTGCCCACGATCGGGGCCATCTCCCGCATCCTGCTGATCGGCACCTTCGTCGTCTCGGTGGTCATCTACGGCGTCGAGCACGGCGTCCACCTGGTCGGGCACGAGTTCAAGCCCAGTTACATCGGCTTCGTCGGGCTGGTGCCGATCCTGGTCTACAACTACGTGGGCTTCGAGCTGCCGAGCACCGCCGCCGAGGAGATGGGCGACCCGCAGAAGGACGTGCCCTCCTCGATCCTGCGCGCGGGCGTCCTGTCGGTGATCCTGTACGGCGCGCCGATCCTGGGCACCCTCCTGGTGCTGCCGGGCAACGCGATCGGCAGCCTGGGCGGGTTCGTGGACGCGTGCAAGGCGGTGTTCACCGTGTACGGCGGGCACGTCGCGGCCGACGGCTCGGTCACGCTGACCGGCGCGGGCTCGGTCATGGGCAAGATCGCCGCGCTCGGCCTCATCCTCGGGGTGCTGACCAGCGGCATCACCTGGTCGATGGGCGGCGACCGGGCCCAGGCGGTGGCCTGCGCGGACGGCGCCGGTCCCGCGTTCCTGGGGAAGTTCTCCACCCGCTTCGGCACGCCGATCCGGGTGAACATCCTGTCTTCCATCCTTTCCACCATCGTCATGGTGGCGGCCTTCCTGATCACCAAGGGTGACGCGCAGAAGTACTTCTCGGCCGTGCTCGGGCTGGCCATCTCCACGACGTTCATCTCCTACCTGCTCGCGTTCCCGAGCCTGTACGTGCTGCGCCGCAAGATGCCCGACGTCGAGCGCCCGTACCGCTCGCCGGTGCCGTGGCTGGTCTCGGCGCTGCCGACCGTCTTCGTCCTCTTCACGCTCGTGCAGCTGGTGTGGCCGGGACTGGGGGTCGGCTGGTTCGGCACGTCGGGCGACCCGGCCGGATCGCTGCCCGAGGGGTTCGCCGGCGACCGGCTCGGCTACATGCTGAGCCAGCTCGTCCCGCTCGCGCTGTGCCTCGGCCTCGGCGCGCTCTTCTACGTGCTCGGCGCCCCGGCGAGGAAAGCCGGACGAAACGGACCCTTGCCTCCCCCCGCCTCGCGAGAGACGATCAGTACTGACTGA
- a CDS encoding aromatic ring-hydroxylating oxygenase subunit alpha — MRSWPPAPIPAADLGPALRPFGEATMLPASAYASPEVLAWERRHLFAGTWSCLGRADELLTAGATQRAVLAGDVPVLVTPDGAFANTCRHRGHELLAEGCTSDRDLIVCPYHAWAYRLDGSMRGAPGFKITGYDLTPLPMTAWHGWVFVNATGDAPPFAEHAGALTVLVEPYAPERLTLAARHEYDVRANWKVIAENYHECYHCPLIHPELCAVSPPASGDNYDLPGAWVGGSMDLRDHAETMSLDGRSGGAFITGADRRRVHYFGLLPDLLISLHPDYVMTHRLRPRAPDRTGIECSWYVPEGVRDAGYAVEFWDRTNRQDWTACESVQRGLASPHFRPGPFAPDEDAVHTWVRTIALAYQGEPPS, encoded by the coding sequence ATGAGGTCCTGGCCGCCCGCGCCCATCCCCGCGGCCGATCTCGGCCCGGCGCTCAGGCCGTTCGGCGAGGCGACCATGCTGCCCGCGAGCGCGTACGCCTCCCCCGAGGTCCTCGCGTGGGAGCGGCGGCACCTGTTCGCCGGGACGTGGAGCTGCCTCGGGCGCGCGGACGAGCTGCTGACCGCCGGCGCCACCCAGCGCGCGGTGCTCGCCGGCGACGTCCCGGTGCTGGTCACACCGGACGGCGCGTTCGCCAACACCTGCCGGCACCGTGGGCACGAGCTGCTGGCCGAGGGGTGCACCTCGGACCGTGACCTCATCGTCTGCCCATACCACGCCTGGGCGTACCGGCTGGACGGCAGCATGCGCGGCGCACCCGGCTTCAAGATCACCGGGTACGACCTGACGCCGCTGCCGATGACGGCGTGGCACGGCTGGGTGTTCGTCAACGCCACCGGCGACGCGCCGCCGTTCGCCGAGCACGCGGGCGCGCTGACGGTGCTGGTCGAGCCGTACGCGCCGGAGCGGCTCACGCTCGCGGCGCGGCACGAGTACGACGTGCGGGCCAACTGGAAGGTGATCGCCGAGAACTACCACGAGTGCTACCACTGCCCGCTCATCCATCCCGAGCTGTGCGCGGTCTCGCCGCCGGCGAGCGGCGACAACTACGACCTGCCGGGCGCCTGGGTCGGCGGCTCGATGGACCTGCGCGACCACGCGGAGACGATGTCGCTGGACGGGCGGTCCGGTGGCGCTTTCATCACGGGCGCCGACCGCCGGCGGGTGCACTACTTCGGGCTGCTTCCGGACCTGCTGATCTCGCTGCACCCGGACTACGTCATGACCCACCGCCTGCGGCCGCGCGCGCCGGACCGTACCGGGATCGAGTGCTCCTGGTACGTCCCGGAGGGCGTACGCGACGCGGGCTACGCGGTGGAGTTCTGGGACCGGACGAACCGCCAGGACTGGACCGCGTGCGAGTCCGTGCAGCGCGGCCTGGCCTCGCCGCACTTCCGGCCGGGTCCCTTCGCCCCGGACGAGGACGCCGTGCACACGTGGGTGCGCACGATCGCGCTGGCCTACCAGGGCGAGCCACCGTCGTAG
- a CDS encoding ABC transporter ATP-binding protein, with protein MAVIEVSKLHKRYGGTVAVDDVSFDVERGEIFGILGPNGAGKTTTVECVGGLRTPDHGAVSVLGLDPRRDRADLTQRVGVQLQQSELPEKMKVGEALELYSSFYRKPADWERLIDDLGLGGKRDARFGKLSGGQKQRVSIALALAGSPEIAILDELTTGLDPQARRDTWQLIEQIRDRGVTIVLVTHFMEEAERLCDRIAVIDSGRVAAIDTPAGLVSRVSPGQRIRFRPSPALDDRLLRDLPEVHEVTRSGEQLAVSGSDGLLQAVTSVLARNNIIAADLRVEQTSLDDAFVALTGRSIN; from the coding sequence ATGGCGGTCATCGAAGTCAGCAAGCTGCACAAGCGCTACGGCGGCACCGTCGCCGTGGACGACGTGTCGTTCGACGTCGAGAGAGGCGAGATCTTCGGCATCCTCGGCCCGAACGGCGCGGGCAAGACCACCACCGTCGAATGCGTCGGGGGCCTGCGGACGCCCGACCACGGCGCCGTCTCGGTGCTCGGGCTGGACCCACGCCGCGACCGTGCGGATCTCACCCAGCGGGTCGGCGTGCAGCTGCAGCAGAGCGAGCTGCCGGAGAAGATGAAGGTCGGCGAGGCGCTCGAGCTCTACAGCTCCTTCTACCGCAAGCCCGCCGACTGGGAACGCCTCATCGACGACCTGGGGCTCGGCGGCAAGCGCGACGCCAGGTTCGGCAAGCTGTCCGGCGGCCAGAAGCAGCGGGTGTCGATCGCACTCGCGCTGGCCGGCAGCCCGGAGATCGCGATCCTGGACGAGCTGACCACCGGGCTCGACCCGCAGGCGCGCCGTGACACCTGGCAGCTGATCGAGCAGATCCGCGACCGCGGCGTGACGATCGTGCTGGTCACGCACTTCATGGAGGAGGCCGAGCGCCTCTGCGACCGCATCGCCGTGATCGACTCCGGCCGGGTCGCCGCCATCGACACACCCGCCGGGCTCGTGTCGCGGGTCAGCCCCGGGCAGCGCATCCGGTTCCGGCCCTCGCCCGCGCTGGACGACCGGCTCCTCCGTGACCTGCCGGAGGTCCACGAGGTGACCAGGTCCGGTGAGCAGCTCGCCGTGTCGGGGAGCGACGGCCTCCTGCAGGCGGTCACCTCCGTGCTCGCCCGCAACAACATCATCGCCGCCGACCTTCGCGTCGAGCAGACCAGCCTCGACGACGCCTTCGTCGCCCTCACCGGCCGCAGCATCAACTAA
- a CDS encoding TetR/AcrR family transcriptional regulator, which translates to MARLTVDDRREEILRATVAQIAERGVAAIRVADVATALGVSTALVFYHFRSKDRLVAEAFGYAARRDLDRLAQVAGSGGSARQRLVRALRLYHPSGSAAPGWRLWIDGWSAALREPELRRVCRRLDLRWRDTIAGLIAEGVTAGEFDCPDPEAAAWRITALIDGLSVQTTVHRGVLTRRQAEAWAYDQAARELGVPAL; encoded by the coding sequence GTGGCGCGGCTGACCGTTGACGACCGGCGCGAGGAGATCCTGCGCGCGACCGTGGCGCAGATCGCCGAGCGCGGGGTGGCGGCCATCCGGGTGGCCGACGTGGCCACCGCCCTCGGCGTCAGCACCGCGCTGGTCTTCTACCACTTCCGGTCCAAGGACCGGCTGGTCGCCGAGGCGTTCGGCTACGCGGCCCGGCGCGACCTCGACCGGCTCGCGCAGGTCGCCGGGTCCGGCGGCTCGGCCCGGCAGCGCCTCGTACGTGCGCTGCGGCTTTACCACCCGAGTGGCTCGGCCGCCCCGGGCTGGCGCCTGTGGATCGACGGCTGGTCCGCGGCGCTCCGCGAGCCCGAGCTGCGCCGCGTGTGCCGGCGGCTCGACCTGCGCTGGCGCGACACGATCGCCGGGCTGATCGCGGAGGGTGTCACGGCGGGGGAGTTCGACTGCCCCGATCCGGAGGCCGCCGCCTGGCGCATCACGGCCCTGATCGACGGTCTCTCGGTCCAGACGACCGTGCACCGCGGCGTGCTCACCCGGCGCCAGGCCGAGGCATGGGCCTACGACCAGGCCGCGCGGGAGCTGGGCGTACCCGCTCTCTAG